The stretch of DNA AGGGGGCTAAATAACGGCAACCTGATTACCATCAGGCACAGAATTAAGGCAAAACACATCCAGCAGACATAATGCTGAACCAGCAGCAGAGAGAAAGTGAATAATACCAAGGTGGAGATGTTCCTCTTGCCATCGGTGGCGCAGACCAGGCACCGGTACTCAACAGGCTCCCCCTTACTCGCCATCTTCTTCAACCTAGCCTGACACTTCATCGACACTGCGCACATCGAACAACTCGTCACATCAGAGTTGTTGAACCCATCAAATTTACAACCCACACCACACGAACCAGCTGTAAGGGTAGGGGGTCTCTCACATCGCTTCATGGTGACCCACATAGAGCCCTTCTCCGTGCTCCTCTTGCACATGCTGGTCAGCTTGGTCAGGAACATATCTGCCTGCATCAACACCTTCACAGAACACGCAATGCGGGCAAACATGGTCAGAAACAGTTCAACAAAGCAGGGCAGAATTTCCTGCTATCTGATGAATTAACAAAACAAGAGTGGACATCTCACAGTGAGTTAACTATCTAATGAATTCAGTAAAACACATACTAGCATTCACTGACTTGTGCTATACTAGACAGGAGGTCCAATTAACATTTGGGTACATTAATAATCAGATTACAGGTGAAAAATAGCAGTCAGAGGAGTATTCAGTAACTAGATGAGATGAGAGAGGGACCTGCTGCGCAATCTCCCTGGTAGGGCAGATGTAGATGGCCTGGGGAGTCCTGCGGCTGGGGTCACCACCATACACAACCGCCATAACACCGGTCACCTCATTGATCTTGTCCTTGAAGTTCTCTGAGTTCTCAGTTCTTATCATACGTTTATGAACTTCATCACGTACCCGTCGCCATCAGGAATGTTGCTCCTACAGCAGCAACAACAGGTAACCATTTATAAATTAAACGGACAGTCCAGCTATAAAGTGGATGGCACAAACAAGTTGGCTGCTTACCTATAACTTTCTACAACAACAAATGATTTTCATCGTGACCCAACATGTAAACATCAGTCACTTGCCGCAGCATCA from Triticum urartu cultivar G1812 chromosome 3, Tu2.1, whole genome shotgun sequence encodes:
- the LOC125546944 gene encoding signal recognition particle 14 kDa protein-like translates to MIRTENSENFKDKINEVTGVMAVVYGGDPSRRTPQAIYICPTREIAQQVLMQADMFLTKLTSMCKRSTEKGSMWVTMKRLSMKCQARLKKMASKGEPVEYRCLVCATDGKRNISTLVKCKSKFEAVKHINKD